The Montipora capricornis isolate CH-2021 chromosome 3, ASM3666992v2, whole genome shotgun sequence genome window below encodes:
- the LOC138042597 gene encoding stabilizer of axonemal microtubules 4-like produces the protein MGRLPYGPGNAHILQSKGADIGVMKFYCTEYSTRYGQEGFNPRSGHHTGTGYQSNFRPGVYYNRRLDELDNPVMGRLLTDNYASITKKHFLPSKGSSGIDPFSKGLHMTATSGFVKDIPVTVPRSRQVRDVHIDTRAKGTVYPYHRPLLYTLKQKDPISRENGFYGPSYMSTETHTNFPGIPNQRMDTSTKSVGYKEGSGFTHACNDEPITFNPMDAHEGMRDPRWTHRPTGFSIMKKDFLPVEYLHGNEKLPTLSHGSEHSTGFTHGTKARPVFYSKLGEEYTKLGDLHPRIQEKMKKMDPAEYSNMANPSTFSSIAKISFKGKQRTDPTEAERLGNVSIGTKELTGYSENNDQYFETAETAESLRRFKTHYNAKHYDMNPRGDDRKGRTEGNVFTQLPNGFTKGTSVHSFGPEIDTTAELRWQKPYVARSIKARDPYHDDHTHDAKMHTAAIEMTA, from the exons ATGGGGCGTCTCCCATATGGACCAGGAAATGCCCACATTTTACAGAGCAAGGGTGCTGATATTGGGGTAATGAAGTTCTACTGTACCGAATATTCAACACGTTATGGACAGGAGGGCTTCAATCCTCGGTCTGGTCACCATACTGGCACTGGATATCAATCAAACTTTAGACCAGGGGTTTATTACAATCGTCGCTTGGATGAACTGGACAACCCGGTAATGGG GAGACTTTTGACAGACAACTATGCATCTATTACCAAGAAACACTTTTTACCCTCCAAAGGATCAAGTGGTATTGACCCTTTCTCCAAAGGCCTGCACATGACAGCGACAAGTGGATTTGTAAAAGACATTCCTGTTACTGTGCCAAGATCGAGACAG GTTAGGGATGTGCACATTGACACCAGAGCTAAAGGAACGGTATATCCATACCATCGCCCATTGCTATACACTCTTAAACAGAAGGATCCTATTTCCAGGGAAAATGGATTCTAT GGTCCTAGCTATATGTCCACAGAAACTCACACAAATTTCCCAGGAATCCCAAATCAGAGAA tGGACACTTCAACAAAAAGTGTAGGATACAAGGAAGGATCTGGCTTCACACATGCATGCAATGATGAGCCAATCACTTTTAACCCAATGGATGCCCATGAAGGAATGAGAGAT CCAAGATGGACTCACCGACCAACTGGTTTTAGTATTATGAAAAAAGATTTCCTTCCTGTGGAATATCTTCAT GGAAATGAGAAATTACCCACGTTGTCTCATGGATCTGAACACAGCACAGGATTTACTCATGGCACCAAAGCAAGACCAGTTTTCTATTCAAAACTTGGagag GAGTACACTAAACTCGGAGATCTCCATCCGCGGATacaggagaaaatgaaaaaaatggacCCTGCTGAATATTCCAACATGGCTAACCCTAGCACTTTCTCGAG CATTGCCAAGATTTCGTTCAAAGGGAAACAGAGAACCGATCCAACCGAAGCTGAGAGACTGGGTAACGTGTCCATAGGAACAAAG GAACTGACTGGCTACAGTGAAAACAATGACCAATATTTTGAGACAGCCGAGACGGCAGAGTCACTCAGAAGATTTAAAACTCATTACAATGCTAA ACATTACGACATGAATCCGCGAGGTGATGATCGCAAGGGTCGAACTGAAGGCAATGTGTTCACTCAGTTACCAAATGGCTTCACGAAAGGAACAAGTGTCCACTCTTTCGGACCAGAAATTGACACGACAGCTGAACTGCGCTGGCAGAAGCCTTATGTAGCCAG GAGCATTAAAGCTAGAGATCCGTACCATGACGATCACACACATGACGCAAAGATGCACACGGCCGCTATCGAAATGACTGCTTGA